The following proteins are co-located in the Triticum aestivum cultivar Chinese Spring chromosome 1A, IWGSC CS RefSeq v2.1, whole genome shotgun sequence genome:
- the LOC123188714 gene encoding uncharacterized protein, whose translation MCFKRSQRRLERQRLMPTMSCHGVLACMSTAMGYKSFFRLLQLTKECLLVKYHHRQFHHLLTHGLLLDLHNNLLSKFKKIAKNCPLCVFSNMQILALIMNLMLAQMFLLQHKMKGCCLGAFSVSVELVR comes from the exons ATGTGCTTCAAAAGGAGTCAGAGAAGGCTCGAAAGGCAGAGGCTTATGCCAACAATGTCTTGTCATGGGGTGTTGGCATGTATGAGCACTGCAATGGGATACAAAAGTTTCTTCAG GCTTTTGCAACTAACCAAGGAGTGCCTCTTGGTGAAATACCACCACCGCCAGTTCCACCACCTGCTCACTCATGGTCTCCTCCTGGATCTCCACAACAATCTACTATCCAA ATTCAAGAAAATAGCGAAGAACTGCCCCCTTTGTGTGTTCAGCAACATGCAAATCCTAGCTCTGATCAT GAACTTGATGTTGGCTCAAATGTTCCTGTTGCAGCACAAGATGAAGGGATGTTGTTTGGGGGCTTTTTCAGTGAGTGTGGAACTGGTGCGCTAA
- the LOC123068963 gene encoding WAT1-related protein At5g64700, with product MADRSKKPYVVAVAIQAIYTGLFVVSKAAFDSGINTYVFIFYRLAAATALLLPIALIDSTCRRSRSTTATPAPALSCRLLFKLFLYALLGNTFTLNMYNVSLKQTSATVGSAATNSMPVATFLLAVLLRMEAVKLRSRSGLGKLAGVALCLAGVLVIAFYAGPSIRPLAHNPVFAHKPKSVSSGAEWIKGTFLLILACATWSLWIVLQVPLLKEYPNKLMATALQCMFGALQSFVVAVVVERDFTKWKLGLDIGLLAVLYSAFLGTGALMYLQAWCAEMRGPVFVAMWSPLALIFTIFCSSFFLGEAVHLGSILGGILLVGGLYSVLWGKSKEKENNITLVVPEESQVQGDGVAIQEKHEEAELTSQV from the exons ATGGCCGACCGGAGCAAGAAGCCCTACGTGGTGGCAGTAGCAATCCAGGCCATCTACACGGGCCTCTTCGTCGTCTCTAAGGCTGCCTTCGACAGCGGCATCAACACCTACGTCTTCATCTTCTACCGCCTCGCTGCTGCCACCGCGCTCCTCCTCCCAATCGCGCTTATCGACTCCACCTGCCGCCGGAGCCGATCAACCACCGCAACACCTGCACCAGCATTGTCATGTCGGCTGCTCTTCAAGCTCTTCCTATACGCCTTACTCGG GAATACCTTCACCCTGAACATGTACAACGTGAGCCTGAAGCAGACCTCGGCGACCGTAGGGTCAGCGGCCACCAACTCCATGCCCGTCGCCACCTTCCTCCTCGCGGTGCTGCTGCGGATGGAGGCAGTCAAGCTCCGGAGCCGCTCTGGTTTAGGCAAGCTCGCCGGTGTCGCTCTTTGCCTCGCCGGAGTGTTGGTCATCGCCTTCTACGCTGGCCCGTCCATACGCCCCCTCGCCCACAACCCCGTCTTCGCTCACAAGCCGAAAAGTGTCAGCAGTGGTGCCGAGTGGATCAAAGGAACCTTCCTTCTCATCCTCGCTTGTGCAACTTGGTCTCTCTGGATTGTCCTGCAG GTCCCGTTGCTTAAAGAATATCCAAATAAGCTGATGGCCACGGCGCTGCAATGCATGTTTGGTGCGCTCCAGTCCTTCGTCGTGGCTGTGGTGGTTGAGAGGGACTTCACCAAATGGAAGCTTGGGCTGGACATTGGCCTCCTTGCCGTCCTCTACTCG GCCTTCTTGGGAACGGGTGCGTTAATGTACCTACAGGCGTGGTGTGCGGAGATGAGAGGGCCTGTGTTTGTCGCGATGTGGAGTCCATTGGCATTGATTTTCACTATCTTTTGCTCATCATTCTTCCTTGGAGAAGCAGTTCACCTTGGGAG TATTTTGGGAGGAATTCTTCTAGTTGGTGgtctatacagtgtgctatggggtaaaagcaaggaaaaagaaaataatatAACATTAGTAGTCCCAGAGGAAAGTCAAGTTCAAGGAGACGGAGTGGCAATACAAGAGAAACACGAAGAGGCAGAACTAACATCACAAGTGTAA